One Pirellulales bacterium genomic region harbors:
- a CDS encoding DUF393 domain-containing protein — MSTTLEAPVTQQTALPGPDQRPLADVVIFDGHCRFCISQVRTIERWFAARRLAYLSLHDSRVSARYPDLSHDDLMREMYVVDRQGRRHGGAAAIRYLSRRLPRLWWVAPLLHLPGSMPLWSWLYRQVATRRYLFGRLESCDDGSCRLHV; from the coding sequence ATGTCAACCACTCTCGAAGCTCCGGTAACGCAGCAGACTGCACTGCCCGGCCCCGATCAGCGGCCGCTGGCCGACGTCGTGATTTTCGATGGGCATTGCCGTTTTTGCATCAGCCAGGTTCGTACGATCGAACGCTGGTTTGCGGCGCGCCGGCTGGCTTATCTGTCGCTGCACGATTCGCGCGTGTCGGCGCGGTATCCCGACCTGTCGCACGATGATTTGATGCGCGAAATGTACGTCGTCGATCGGCAGGGGCGGCGGCACGGGGGCGCCGCGGCGATTCGCTATCTTTCGCGTCGCCTGCCCCGACTGTGGTGGGTGGCGCCACTGTTGCATTTGCCCGGTTCAATGCCGCTGTGGAGCTGGTTGTACCGGCAAGTCGCGACGCGGCGCTATCTCTTTGGTCGTTTGGAAAGCTGCGACGACGGCAGTTGCCGGCTGCACGTGTAA
- a CDS encoding class II fumarate hydratase → MSEFRIERDSMGEVRVPAQAYYSAQTQRAVENFPVSGWQLPKPLIHALGLVKLAAATANNDLGKLTGTGKNPIDEKQIAALKQACREVADGKFDNEFPIDVFQTGSGTSSNMNANEVISNRAIEITGGDRFKADKPIHPNDHVNMGQSTNDMFPTAIHVAVARAIEHDLIPALDRLHSVLARKAKEWDKIIKIGRTHLADATPLRLGQEFGGFARQLELSIERARMAQKSILELPAGGTAVGAGINTHPEFGHRVAEALARETGIAFVEAKNHFEANAQRDGLVECHGQLRTIAMTLFNVSNNIRWLGSGPRCAFHEVVLPDRQPGSSIMPGKVNPVMCESMMQVAARVMGNDQTITISGAAGGQFQLNIMMPVMGQTTLESIALLAGVSRAFVDFCAEEMEANAEACEASVEKSLSMVTSLIPYIGYDESARLAKDAMKSGKTIRELCQEKQILPADTLKKALDPWSMTEPKA, encoded by the coding sequence ATGTCGGAATTTCGTATCGAACGCGACTCGATGGGCGAGGTACGCGTCCCGGCCCAGGCTTATTACAGTGCTCAAACGCAACGGGCCGTCGAGAACTTCCCGGTCTCCGGCTGGCAATTGCCGAAACCACTGATTCACGCGCTGGGGCTGGTCAAGCTGGCCGCGGCCACGGCGAATAACGACCTCGGCAAGCTTACCGGCACGGGCAAAAACCCGATTGATGAAAAACAGATCGCGGCCCTGAAGCAAGCCTGCCGCGAGGTGGCCGACGGAAAGTTCGATAACGAATTTCCGATCGATGTCTTCCAGACTGGCTCGGGCACTTCGAGCAACATGAACGCCAACGAGGTGATCAGCAATCGCGCAATCGAGATCACCGGCGGCGATCGTTTCAAGGCCGACAAGCCGATCCATCCGAACGATCACGTGAACATGGGACAAAGCACCAACGACATGTTCCCCACGGCCATTCACGTGGCCGTCGCCCGCGCGATCGAACACGACCTGATTCCGGCGCTCGATCGCTTGCATTCCGTTCTAGCTCGTAAAGCGAAGGAATGGGACAAGATCATCAAGATCGGTCGAACACACCTGGCCGACGCCACGCCTTTGCGGTTGGGGCAGGAATTTGGCGGCTTTGCCCGACAGTTGGAACTATCGATCGAGCGGGCCCGGATGGCCCAGAAGTCGATCCTGGAACTGCCGGCTGGTGGCACCGCGGTCGGCGCTGGCATCAACACGCACCCAGAGTTTGGCCACCGGGTTGCCGAGGCCTTGGCACGCGAAACGGGAATTGCGTTCGTCGAAGCCAAGAACCATTTCGAGGCGAACGCCCAGCGCGACGGCCTGGTCGAATGTCACGGCCAATTGCGCACGATCGCTATGACGCTGTTCAATGTCTCGAATAACATTCGCTGGCTGGGTTCGGGGCCGCGATGCGCATTTCACGAAGTTGTATTGCCGGATCGTCAACCGGGCAGCTCGATCATGCCGGGCAAGGTCAATCCGGTGATGTGCGAGAGCATGATGCAAGTCGCGGCGCGCGTCATGGGGAACGATCAAACGATCACGATCAGCGGCGCCGCGGGCGGGCAGTTTCAATTGAACATCATGATGCCGGTCATGGGGCAGACGACGCTCGAAAGCATTGCGCTTTTGGCTGGTGTGAGCCGGGCCTTCGTCGATTTCTGTGCCGAGGAGATGGAAGCCAATGCCGAGGCGTGCGAAGCAAGCGTGGAGAAAAGCCTGTCGATGGTCACCAGCCTGATTCCGTACATCGGCTACGACGAATCGGCGCGACTGGCCAAGGATGCGATGAAGTCCGGCAAGACCATTCGCGAACTGTGCCAGGAGAAGCAAATCCTGCCGGCCGACACACTGAAAAAAGCGCTCGACCCTTGGAGCATGACCGAGCCCAAGGCGTAA
- a CDS encoding TIGR03000 domain-containing protein — MLRHTLRIGLIVGLLGLFVQDANAFGHRGGCGWGGCGYGYGYAGCGYGGCGFGGCGYAGCGYGYGAYGYGGPGYGGYAATPASGYVPVGSQPFAASVASNARLTPNSLLLKVKVPADAKVFVNDRPTTSKGEERRFTSNGLHYAVPYRYQVRAEFVRDGKPVSEEQTVALSAGEVIAVTFPIDPNAPKVADATATTQR; from the coding sequence ATGTTGCGGCACACACTTCGTATCGGGTTGATTGTCGGACTGCTGGGCCTTTTCGTCCAAGACGCTAATGCTTTCGGCCATCGGGGCGGATGCGGCTGGGGTGGCTGTGGATATGGTTACGGCTACGCCGGCTGTGGATATGGCGGCTGCGGTTTCGGGGGGTGTGGATACGCCGGTTGCGGATACGGCTACGGAGCATACGGATACGGCGGCCCGGGATACGGCGGATACGCCGCGACCCCGGCCAGTGGATATGTGCCAGTCGGCAGTCAGCCGTTCGCAGCGTCCGTTGCCAGTAACGCGCGTTTGACGCCTAACAGCCTACTGCTGAAAGTGAAAGTGCCGGCTGATGCGAAGGTCTTCGTGAACGACCGGCCGACGACGAGCAAGGGCGAGGAGCGCCGCTTCACGTCGAACGGCCTGCATTATGCGGTCCCTTATCGCTACCAGGTGCGCGCCGAATTCGTTCGCGATGGCAAGCCCGTCAGCGAGGAGCAGACGGTAGCATTGTCCGCCGGCGAGGTGATCGCAGTCACGTTCCCCATCGACCCGAACGCGCCGAAGGTCGCCGACGCGACGGCAACAACCCAGCGGTAA
- a CDS encoding DUF1501 domain-containing protein produces the protein MHDNFSINRRAFLGRYAGALGSVALADMLASPSSVQASSPPRLPGKAKAVICLFQHGGPSQMDLFDAKPELTRHDGQPYAGELEVHFHEQKGNLLASPFAFRPAGQCGMSLSEILPHTARVADELTLVRSMNTESVDHEAALRLIHNGKIMPDRPVLGSWVVYGLGTENRDLPSYVVLSDPGGLPVDGIRNWQSGWLPALYQGTPFRAKGSPVLHLDSPAGVTPAARQGELALLDSLNRAHLARHPGYSELSARIANFETAARMQTAVPEILDLGRESESTRRLYGLDNPTTAEYGSRCLLARRLVEQGVRFVQVFMSGQPWDTHAKNSENLRGLCARTDQPSAALVEDLKQRGLLDSTIVLWTGEFGRLPISQKADGRDHNRHAFSLWLAGGGFKRGYVHGATDDFGYKSVTDVVGVHDLHATILAALGMNHTELTFPHDGRADSLTDHEVTKARVVRELLA, from the coding sequence ATGCACGACAACTTCTCCATCAACCGTCGCGCGTTTTTGGGTCGCTACGCCGGCGCGCTTGGTAGCGTGGCGCTGGCGGATATGCTGGCGTCGCCAAGCTCGGTTCAGGCGTCTTCACCGCCGAGATTGCCCGGCAAGGCCAAAGCCGTGATCTGCCTATTCCAGCACGGCGGGCCGAGCCAGATGGATCTCTTCGATGCCAAGCCGGAACTGACGCGGCACGATGGACAGCCCTATGCGGGTGAGTTGGAAGTTCACTTCCACGAACAAAAAGGGAATCTGCTTGCCTCACCGTTTGCCTTCCGGCCGGCCGGGCAATGCGGTATGTCGCTGTCCGAAATTCTGCCGCACACGGCACGGGTCGCGGATGAATTGACGCTCGTCCGCTCGATGAACACCGAAAGCGTCGATCACGAGGCGGCGCTACGTCTGATTCACAACGGCAAGATCATGCCCGACCGGCCCGTCTTGGGCTCGTGGGTCGTCTACGGTCTGGGGACTGAGAACCGTGACCTTCCTTCGTATGTCGTACTTTCCGATCCGGGCGGGCTGCCCGTCGACGGTATTCGCAATTGGCAAAGCGGCTGGTTGCCTGCCCTGTATCAAGGGACACCCTTTCGCGCCAAAGGCTCGCCGGTACTGCATCTGGACTCGCCGGCCGGCGTCACGCCTGCGGCCCGACAAGGCGAGCTGGCGCTACTCGACTCGCTCAATCGTGCGCACTTGGCCCGCCATCCCGGCTATTCCGAGTTGTCCGCGCGCATCGCGAATTTCGAAACCGCGGCGCGGATGCAAACCGCCGTGCCCGAAATTCTCGATCTGGGGCGCGAAAGCGAGTCGACGCGCCGGCTCTACGGACTCGACAATCCGACCACGGCCGAGTACGGCAGCCGCTGCCTGCTCGCCCGCCGCTTAGTCGAGCAAGGCGTCCGCTTCGTGCAGGTCTTCATGAGCGGTCAACCCTGGGACACGCACGCCAAGAATTCCGAAAATCTGCGCGGCTTATGCGCCCGCACCGATCAACCGTCAGCGGCACTTGTCGAAGACTTGAAGCAGCGTGGGCTGCTGGATTCGACGATCGTGCTCTGGACGGGCGAATTCGGCCGGCTACCGATCTCGCAAAAAGCGGACGGGCGCGATCACAACCGCCACGCCTTCAGCTTGTGGCTGGCCGGCGGCGGCTTCAAACGCGGGTATGTACACGGCGCGACCGATGACTTTGGCTACAAATCCGTGACCGACGTGGTTGGCGTGCATGATCTGCACGCCACGATCCTGGCGGCACTCGGAATGAACCACACGGAGCTTACCTTCCCGCACGACGGGCGCGCCGACAGCCTCACCGACCACGAAGTCACCAAAGCACGCGTGGTGCGCGAGCTGCTAGCGTAA
- a CDS encoding PSD1 and planctomycete cytochrome C domain-containing protein: MAREIRNSRFTESTIGRVALGSRNIARYRLPCIVGFANSLLLSLLIASTVIAADNPPDLRHDIIPLLHARCVKCHGPMKHESGLNLSTPKSIARGGESGPGIVAGKPDDSLFWERIDTGEMPPDAPLPPEESAVLREWIAAGANGLPSAEEAAQPGPDHWAFIPPEHPALPTVAHVEQVRTDVDRFVLAELERRGWQLAPVAEPTTLLRRVAIDLTGLPPTPEEIAAYLADSAPDAYERMVERYMASPRYGERWGQHWLDAAGYADSNGYFNADTDRPLAYRYRDYVIAAFNADKPFDQFLRQQIAGDELAAYVPDGDVKPAMIEPLVATHFLRNAPDGTGESDGNPDERRADRFTVLEGTVQIIASSLLGVTVQCARCHDHKFEPVTQREYYELQTIFWPAFNPDDWRKPNERTVSVAPARERTEHAERTTALNEQLKGLRDALETQAKKLRDQLGEDRLAKLDAPTRDKLTQALARKKKERNSEEQELVKAHESEVDLNLDALAEKFTEFSEVRDKTNTQIEVLESQRPAPLAELAILCDVQSTATPHHLLVRGDYRALGSEVSPNVPQAMSAADRAYNVSPGVTPASGRRMALANWLTDPRHPLVSRVTVNRIWQSHFGRGIVATADNFGYTGVPPTHPELLDYLATEFVRSGWSTKALHRLILNSATYRQSSTASEEQRAADPDNLMLARFPLLRLDAESIRDAMLRASGELNLQAGGPYIPTKRADSGEVVVADPGGETRRSIYLQRRRTQPDSMLDVFDAPQGGNNCTRRNASTIALQSLSLLNSEFIIARAEAMAARLQHTNGDDTSAKIAQAFLLSYSRLPKQDEATAAAQFIATQPDTYPGEADAQARSWRDFCQMLLASSAFLYVE; encoded by the coding sequence ATGGCTAGAGAAATCCGTAACTCGCGATTCACAGAATCGACCATCGGTCGGGTTGCGCTCGGTAGTCGGAATATTGCTCGCTATCGGTTGCCGTGCATCGTTGGCTTCGCAAATTCGTTGCTCCTCTCACTGCTGATCGCGTCCACAGTCATCGCGGCTGACAATCCGCCCGATCTTCGCCACGATATCATTCCCTTGCTGCATGCGCGCTGCGTGAAGTGCCATGGCCCGATGAAGCACGAAAGCGGTCTGAACCTCAGCACGCCAAAGAGTATCGCCCGCGGCGGTGAGTCCGGCCCCGGCATCGTGGCGGGCAAACCGGACGACAGCCTGTTCTGGGAACGGATCGATACGGGCGAGATGCCGCCGGATGCCCCGCTTCCCCCCGAAGAAAGCGCCGTACTGCGTGAGTGGATCGCTGCCGGTGCCAATGGTCTTCCGTCCGCCGAAGAAGCCGCGCAGCCTGGCCCCGATCATTGGGCCTTTATCCCGCCTGAGCATCCCGCGCTTCCAACGGTCGCGCATGTGGAACAGGTTCGCACCGATGTCGACCGCTTCGTCCTGGCCGAACTAGAACGGCGAGGTTGGCAGCTCGCTCCAGTGGCCGAGCCGACGACGCTGTTGCGCCGTGTCGCGATCGATCTTACCGGCCTGCCGCCGACGCCCGAGGAGATCGCCGCCTATCTGGCTGACTCAGCACCCGACGCCTACGAGCGGATGGTCGAGCGTTATATGGCCAGTCCGCGCTATGGCGAACGATGGGGCCAGCATTGGCTCGACGCGGCCGGGTACGCCGACAGCAACGGATATTTCAACGCGGACACGGACCGACCGCTGGCTTATCGTTATCGCGACTACGTGATCGCGGCGTTCAACGCCGACAAACCGTTCGATCAGTTCCTGCGCCAGCAGATCGCCGGCGACGAACTGGCCGCTTATGTTCCCGATGGCGACGTCAAGCCGGCGATGATCGAGCCGCTGGTTGCTACCCATTTCCTGCGGAACGCCCCGGACGGCACCGGCGAAAGCGATGGTAATCCCGACGAGCGCCGCGCCGATCGATTTACCGTGCTCGAGGGGACGGTGCAGATCATCGCTTCGAGCTTGTTGGGCGTCACCGTGCAATGTGCGCGCTGCCATGATCATAAGTTCGAGCCCGTTACGCAGCGCGAATACTACGAATTGCAAACGATCTTCTGGCCAGCTTTCAACCCGGACGACTGGCGCAAACCGAATGAGCGCACGGTTTCGGTCGCGCCGGCGCGCGAACGCACGGAACACGCCGAACGGACCACGGCTCTTAACGAACAGCTCAAGGGGCTCCGCGACGCACTCGAAACACAGGCCAAGAAACTTCGCGATCAGCTCGGCGAAGACCGGCTTGCGAAGCTCGACGCACCCACGCGCGACAAGCTCACCCAAGCGCTCGCCCGCAAGAAGAAGGAACGCAATTCGGAAGAACAAGAGCTGGTCAAGGCGCATGAGTCGGAAGTCGACCTGAACCTGGACGCGCTCGCCGAAAAATTCACCGAGTTTTCTGAAGTCCGCGACAAGACGAACACGCAGATCGAAGTGCTCGAGTCGCAACGACCGGCCCCTCTGGCCGAGTTGGCAATCCTGTGTGATGTGCAATCAACTGCCACGCCGCATCACCTGCTCGTGCGTGGCGACTACCGCGCCCTCGGCTCCGAGGTCTCACCCAACGTCCCGCAAGCCATGAGCGCAGCCGATCGAGCGTACAACGTCTCCCCGGGCGTCACGCCCGCCAGCGGTCGTCGCATGGCGCTCGCCAACTGGCTCACCGATCCTCGCCACCCACTTGTATCGCGCGTCACGGTAAATCGCATCTGGCAAAGCCATTTTGGACGCGGGATCGTCGCCACGGCCGACAACTTTGGCTACACCGGTGTCCCTCCAACCCATCCGGAATTGCTCGACTACCTGGCGACCGAATTCGTACGGTCCGGGTGGAGCACCAAGGCGCTACACCGTTTGATCCTGAACTCGGCCACCTATCGCCAATCGAGCACGGCGAGCGAGGAACAGCGCGCGGCTGATCCGGATAATTTAATGCTGGCGCGGTTCCCGCTGCTGCGTCTCGACGCCGAATCGATTCGCGACGCGATGCTGCGTGCCAGTGGCGAATTGAATCTTCAGGCCGGCGGCCCCTATATTCCCACCAAACGTGCGGACTCCGGCGAAGTGGTCGTCGCCGATCCTGGCGGCGAGACACGCCGCTCGATTTATCTGCAGCGTCGTCGCACGCAGCCGGACAGCATGCTGGACGTCTTCGACGCCCCTCAGGGGGGCAATAACTGCACGCGGCGCAATGCCTCGACAATTGCGCTGCAGTCACTCAGTCTGTTGAATTCCGAATTCATCATTGCTCGGGCCGAGGCCATGGCTGCCCGTCTGCAGCACACCAACGGAGACGACACATCGGCGAAAATCGCTCAGGCGTTCCTGCTGTCCTATTCCCGATTGCCCAAGCAAGACGAAGCAACAGCCGCCGCGCAGTTTATCGCCACCCAACCCGATACTTACCCCGGGGAAGCTGACGCGCAAGCGCGCTCGTGGCGAGATTTTTGCCAAATGCTATTAGCCAGCAGCGCATTTTTGTACGTCGAATAA
- a CDS encoding mandelate racemase/muconate lactonizing enzyme family protein, which translates to MKITHVICQILRIKNVQAKTASSQDSVLVRVRTDNGLEGFGEADSSPEVVKAIIDAPFSHNIACGLRELLVGENPLDTQRLWQKMLRRTMYFGRTSATITAMAAIDMALWDLKGKHFGEPIHRLLGGKQHDRIKAYASILFGRDGRETADIGRRWREAGYQAVKFGWEPMGPSEAVDIDLVRGAREGIGADGTVLIDAGCVWDARTALRRAHAFAEFKIEWLEEPLRPEDYEGYAWLRDRSPVPIAAGEEECGREAFRPLIDRRAVDVYQVDLARNGFTDAAYIRDRVEEIGARLCNHCYTSPVTVAAGLHWLATCRDAFIYEDCVEDSPLRHELTIERVQAEDGWITVPDRPGLGVTLDEDFVKATLVAESGRT; encoded by the coding sequence ATGAAGATCACGCACGTTATCTGTCAGATCCTGCGAATCAAGAACGTGCAGGCCAAAACCGCCAGCAGCCAGGACTCGGTCCTCGTGCGTGTTCGCACGGATAACGGGCTGGAAGGCTTCGGCGAGGCGGACTCCTCGCCCGAGGTCGTAAAGGCCATTATCGACGCTCCGTTCAGCCACAATATTGCCTGCGGCCTGCGCGAACTGTTAGTTGGCGAAAACCCACTCGACACGCAGCGACTCTGGCAAAAGATGCTGCGGCGTACGATGTACTTCGGTCGTACTTCGGCCACGATCACGGCCATGGCCGCCATCGACATGGCTCTGTGGGACTTGAAGGGAAAACATTTCGGCGAGCCGATCCACCGCCTGCTCGGCGGCAAGCAGCACGATCGCATCAAGGCGTATGCCTCGATTCTCTTCGGCCGCGACGGACGCGAGACGGCCGACATTGGCCGCCGCTGGCGCGAGGCCGGCTACCAAGCCGTGAAATTCGGTTGGGAACCGATGGGCCCGTCCGAGGCTGTTGATATCGATCTCGTACGCGGGGCCCGCGAGGGAATTGGCGCCGACGGTACGGTGCTTATCGACGCAGGCTGCGTGTGGGACGCCCGCACGGCACTGCGACGTGCGCATGCGTTCGCCGAATTCAAGATCGAATGGCTCGAAGAACCGCTTCGTCCGGAAGACTACGAAGGATACGCCTGGCTGCGCGACCGCTCACCGGTGCCGATTGCAGCGGGCGAAGAAGAGTGCGGCCGCGAAGCCTTCCGCCCACTGATCGATCGGCGCGCCGTGGATGTGTATCAGGTCGATCTGGCGCGGAACGGATTCACCGACGCCGCCTACATCCGCGATCGGGTCGAGGAGATCGGCGCGCGACTGTGCAACCATTGTTACACCAGTCCCGTCACGGTCGCCGCCGGCCTGCATTGGCTGGCCACCTGCCGTGACGCGTTCATTTACGAAGACTGCGTCGAAGATTCTCCGCTACGGCACGAGCTTACGATCGAACGCGTACAGGCCGAGGATGGCTGGATCACTGTGCCGGATCGGCCCGGCCTGGGCGTGACTTTGGACGAAGATTTCGTCAAAGCAACCCTGGTGGCGGAGTCCGGTCGCACCTAA